In the Phaeobacter gallaeciensis genome, one interval contains:
- the guaD gene encoding guanine deaminase — translation MSNAHILRGQVLSFQGSPFATEAPQEAARLREAVAVQDGKITAVGSFDDLRQRFPAAALHDHGEKLILAGFVDAHVHYPQTAIIASWGKRLIDWLNSYTFPEEMRFGDRAYADEISARYLDLTAAHGTTTVCSYCTIHPESVDAFFTAAQARGQRVVAGKTCMDRNAPEGLQDTVQSAYDDSAALIARWHGVDRLDYAITPRFSPTSTPEQLEAIGALWAANPSCLMQTHLSEQTDEIAWVKDLFPDARDYLDTYEAFGLLGARGLYGHAIHLEPRERDRLREHGAALVHCPTSNTFIGSGLFDMAGLMAEGQRIGLATDTGGGSSFSMLRTMAAAYEIGQLRGTPLHAAQLLWLATQGSATALRFEDKIGNVVPGMEADLVVLDLASTPAIAQRAARADDIWEAAFATIMMGDDRAVSEVWIGGRQV, via the coding sequence ATGAGCAACGCCCACATCCTGCGGGGACAGGTCCTGTCCTTTCAAGGCTCCCCCTTTGCCACCGAAGCACCGCAGGAAGCGGCAAGGCTGAGGGAGGCAGTGGCCGTGCAGGATGGGAAGATTACCGCCGTCGGCAGCTTTGACGATCTGCGCCAGAGGTTTCCCGCAGCCGCGTTGCACGATCACGGGGAGAAGCTGATTCTTGCCGGCTTCGTCGATGCGCATGTGCACTATCCACAGACCGCCATCATTGCCAGCTGGGGCAAGCGGCTGATCGACTGGCTGAACAGCTATACCTTCCCCGAGGAGATGCGCTTTGGTGATCGTGCCTATGCCGATGAGATCTCAGCCCGCTATCTGGACCTGACCGCTGCCCATGGCACCACCACGGTCTGCAGCTATTGCACCATTCACCCCGAAAGCGTCGATGCCTTCTTCACGGCGGCGCAGGCGCGCGGGCAACGGGTTGTCGCGGGCAAGACCTGCATGGACCGCAACGCCCCAGAAGGGCTGCAGGATACGGTTCAGTCTGCCTATGACGACAGTGCCGCGCTGATCGCGCGCTGGCACGGGGTCGACCGGCTGGATTATGCGATCACGCCGCGGTTCTCCCCCACCTCTACCCCTGAACAACTAGAGGCCATCGGCGCCCTCTGGGCCGCCAATCCCAGCTGCCTGATGCAAACCCATCTGAGTGAACAAACGGATGAGATCGCCTGGGTCAAGGATCTGTTCCCGGATGCCCGCGATTATCTGGACACCTACGAGGCCTTTGGCCTGTTGGGCGCGCGCGGCCTTTACGGACATGCCATCCATCTGGAGCCGCGCGAGCGCGACCGGCTGCGCGAACATGGCGCCGCGCTGGTGCATTGTCCCACCTCGAATACCTTCATCGGGTCGGGGCTGTTCGATATGGCCGGACTGATGGCCGAGGGACAGCGGATCGGCCTTGCCACCGACACCGGCGGCGGCTCCAGCTTTTCCATGCTGCGCACGATGGCGGCGGCCTATGAGATCGGTCAGTTGCGCGGCACGCCGCTGCACGCGGCCCAGCTGTTGTGGCTGGCAACGCAAGGCTCGGCCACGGCGCTGCGGTTCGAAGACAAGATTGGCAATGTCGTCCCGGGCATGGAGGCCGATCTTGTGGTGCTCGATCTCGCCTCCACCCCCGCCATCGCCCAGCGCGCCGCCCGCGCCGATGACATCTGGGAGGCCGCCTTTGCCACCATCATGATGGGTGATGACCGGGCCGTGTCCGAAGTGTGGATCGGCGGGCGGCAGGTCTGA
- a CDS encoding 8-oxoguanine deaminase, which produces MQEILIQNATTVITMDDAGRVLHDADVLIRGGQIAEVGQGLRTTGQIVSGRGCVVTPGLVNTHHHLYQNLTRAVPGAQDALLFGWLQRLYPIWARFGPEEMFVSAQLGLVELALSGCTLSSDHLYLYPNGARLEDTIHAAREVGLRFHPTRGAMSIGESDGGLPPDSLVEQETAILEDMIRVVDGFHDASEGSMCRVGLAPCSPFSVSRDLMRDAALLARDKGVMLHTHLAENDEDIAYSEAQFGCRPGQYAEELGWTGDDVWHAHCVKLDAQEIDLFARTRTGVAHCPCSNCRLGSGIAPVRTMRDAGVPVGLGVDGSASNDIANLIGEARQAMLLQRVAQGADAMSAYEALEIATRGGADILGRPDCGRLSPGKCADVAVWDVTGVASSGSWDPAALLLAGPTQVKHLFVEGRQIISAGEVTSLDLPRLIERHGQLARAVAEKA; this is translated from the coding sequence ATGCAGGAAATCCTGATTCAAAATGCGACCACCGTCATCACCATGGATGATGCGGGCCGCGTATTGCACGATGCAGATGTTCTGATCCGGGGCGGTCAGATTGCCGAGGTGGGACAGGGGCTGCGCACCACAGGGCAGATCGTATCTGGCCGGGGCTGCGTGGTGACGCCGGGTCTCGTCAATACGCACCACCATCTTTATCAGAACCTCACGCGCGCAGTGCCCGGGGCGCAGGACGCGCTGCTGTTTGGCTGGCTGCAACGGCTCTATCCGATCTGGGCGCGTTTCGGCCCTGAGGAGATGTTCGTCTCTGCCCAGCTGGGGCTGGTGGAACTGGCTCTCTCCGGCTGTACGCTCAGCTCTGACCATCTGTACCTTTATCCCAATGGCGCGCGGCTGGAGGATACCATCCATGCCGCCCGGGAGGTGGGCCTGCGGTTCCACCCAACGCGGGGTGCCATGAGCATCGGCGAAAGCGACGGGGGATTGCCGCCGGATAGCCTGGTCGAGCAAGAGACGGCCATTCTTGAAGATATGATCCGCGTGGTTGATGGCTTTCACGACGCCTCTGAGGGCTCCATGTGCCGGGTGGGGCTTGCGCCCTGTTCGCCGTTTTCCGTCAGCCGCGACCTGATGCGGGATGCGGCGCTGCTGGCGCGCGACAAGGGCGTGATGCTGCACACCCATCTGGCCGAAAACGATGAGGATATCGCCTATTCCGAGGCGCAGTTCGGCTGTCGGCCCGGGCAATATGCCGAGGAACTGGGCTGGACCGGCGATGACGTCTGGCACGCCCATTGCGTCAAGCTGGACGCGCAGGAGATCGATCTGTTTGCGCGCACCCGGACCGGCGTGGCGCATTGCCCCTGTTCCAATTGCCGCCTTGGCAGCGGCATTGCCCCGGTGCGGACGATGCGCGATGCCGGGGTGCCGGTGGGGCTGGGCGTTGATGGCTCGGCCAGCAACGATATCGCCAACTTGATCGGCGAGGCGAGGCAGGCCATGCTGCTACAGCGGGTTGCGCAGGGCGCTGACGCCATGAGCGCCTATGAGGCGCTGGAAATCGCCACCCGTGGCGGCGCTGATATTCTGGGTCGTCCCGATTGCGGTCGGCTCAGCCCCGGCAAATGCGCCGACGTGGCAGTCTGGGATGTGACCGGTGTTGCTTCCAGCGGCAGCTGGGACCCGGCGGCCTTGCTGCTGGCCGGGCCGACACAGGTCAAGCATCTGTTCGTGGAAGGGCGTCAGATCATCTCTGCAGGCGAGGTCACCAGCCTTGATCTGCCGCGGCTGATCGAACGCCATGGTCAGCTGGCCCGCGCCGTGGCCGAGAAGGCGTAA
- the mgtE gene encoding magnesium transporter — MSTGDETIGTDKGQDDAYMLDRRRVAQILYAVDTNDKAELANLMEPLHAADIADLLEQVNAYDRARLIRLYDREFDGEILSELDEAIREEVIAILNPQVLAEAVRDLDSDDVVDLLEDLEEPQQEAILDALEDSDRVAIEQSLSYPENSAGRLMQREVVMAPEHWTVGQAIDFMRERSDLPAQFYHVVMVSPRLHPVGNVTLGRIMSARREVPLTDLREETFQVIPADQDEEDVAYAFNQYHLISAPVVDDEGRLVGVITIDDAMAVLDEEHEEDILRLAGVGEGSLSDRVIDTTKRRFPWLAVNLVTAVLASMVISMFEDTIARFVALAVLMPIVASMGGNAGTQSLTVAVRALATRDLTGSNVWRVIRREVLVGLVNGLIFAVVMGCVGLLWFGSPQLGAVIGVAMVINLVVAGLAGTVVPVMLEKMNVDPALASGAFVTTVTDIVGFFAFLGLAGLVLL; from the coding sequence ATGAGCACAGGCGACGAGACCATCGGGACCGACAAGGGCCAGGACGACGCCTATATGCTGGATCGCCGCCGCGTGGCGCAGATCCTTTATGCTGTGGATACCAACGACAAGGCCGAGCTGGCGAACCTGATGGAGCCGCTGCACGCGGCTGACATCGCCGACCTTCTGGAGCAGGTGAACGCCTATGATCGGGCCCGGCTGATCCGGCTTTATGACCGCGAATTCGACGGCGAAATCCTGTCAGAACTGGACGAGGCGATCCGCGAGGAAGTGATCGCGATCCTCAACCCGCAGGTTTTGGCCGAAGCAGTCCGGGATCTGGACAGCGACGATGTGGTCGACCTGCTGGAGGACCTTGAGGAGCCGCAGCAGGAAGCCATTCTCGACGCGCTGGAGGACTCCGACCGGGTCGCCATCGAACAATCGCTGAGCTACCCGGAAAACTCCGCCGGCCGCCTGATGCAGCGCGAAGTGGTGATGGCGCCGGAACACTGGACGGTTGGGCAGGCGATTGATTTCATGCGCGAAAGGTCGGACCTTCCGGCGCAGTTCTATCACGTGGTCATGGTCAGTCCGCGCCTGCATCCGGTGGGCAATGTCACCCTTGGCCGGATCATGTCGGCCCGACGCGAGGTACCGCTTACCGATCTCAGGGAAGAAACCTTCCAGGTCATTCCCGCCGATCAGGACGAGGAAGACGTGGCCTATGCCTTTAACCAGTATCACCTGATTTCGGCCCCGGTGGTCGATGACGAGGGGCGTCTTGTGGGTGTCATCACCATCGACGATGCCATGGCGGTTCTGGATGAGGAGCACGAAGAAGATATCCTTCGCCTGGCCGGTGTCGGCGAAGGCAGCTTGTCGGACCGGGTGATTGACACCACCAAGCGGCGGTTCCCCTGGCTGGCGGTCAACCTGGTAACAGCGGTGCTGGCGTCGATGGTGATTTCAATGTTCGAAGATACCATCGCCCGGTTCGTGGCCCTGGCCGTGCTTATGCCCATCGTGGCCTCGATGGGCGGCAATGCCGGCACCCAGTCGCTGACGGTGGCGGTGCGCGCACTGGCCACACGCGACCTGACGGGATCAAACGTCTGGCGGGTGATCCGACGCGAGGTTCTGGTGGGGCTGGTCAACGGTCTGATCTTTGCCGTTGTGATGGGCTGTGTCGGGCTGTTGTGGTTCGGCTCGCCGCAGCTTGGCGCGGTGATCGGCGTCGCGATGGTCATCAATCTGGTCGTGGCAGGCCTCGCCGGGACCGTGGTGCCGGTTATGCTGGAAAAAATGAATGTGGACCCGGCACTTGCCTCGGGGGCTTTTGTGACGACGGTGACCGATATCGTCGGATTCTTTGCCTTCCTCGGTCTGGCTGGGCTGGTTCTTCTCTAG
- a CDS encoding TIGR00282 family metallophosphoesterase: MRILFLGDVMGRAGRRAITENLPRLRKEWRLDFVVVNGENASNGMGLSGDHAKLLLDAGADCLTLGDHAFDQKDMMQFIEKEPRIIRPLNFAKGAPGRGYRLFDAPGGRKVLVTQALGQVFMKRAYDDPFGAVEGVLKAHPRGGLAQAVIVDMHCEATSEKMAMGHFCNGRASLVVGTHTHVPTADAQLLSEGTGYQTDAGMCGDYNSVIGMDKAEPMRRFLTGMPKSRFTPAEGEATLSGVFIVTDDRTGAAKEIHMVRDGGLLQGAAPV; this comes from the coding sequence ATGAGAATTCTGTTTCTAGGCGATGTGATGGGCCGCGCGGGGCGCCGTGCCATCACCGAAAACCTGCCGCGACTGCGCAAGGAGTGGCGGCTGGATTTTGTTGTGGTCAACGGCGAGAACGCGTCGAATGGCATGGGGCTCAGCGGCGATCACGCCAAGCTTCTGCTTGACGCCGGGGCTGATTGTCTGACCCTTGGCGATCATGCCTTCGACCAAAAGGACATGATGCAGTTCATCGAAAAGGAACCGCGCATCATCCGGCCACTGAATTTCGCAAAAGGCGCACCGGGGCGGGGATATCGCCTGTTCGACGCGCCCGGCGGGCGCAAGGTGCTGGTAACGCAGGCGCTGGGTCAGGTGTTCATGAAACGGGCCTATGACGATCCCTTTGGCGCCGTCGAAGGCGTGCTGAAGGCGCATCCGCGCGGCGGGCTGGCGCAGGCGGTGATCGTCGACATGCATTGCGAGGCGACCTCGGAAAAGATGGCGATGGGTCATTTCTGCAATGGCCGGGCCTCGCTCGTAGTAGGCACCCACACTCATGTCCCCACCGCTGATGCGCAACTCCTATCCGAAGGCACCGGTTATCAGACCGATGCGGGCATGTGCGGCGACTACAATTCAGTCATCGGCATGGACAAGGCCGAACCGATGCGCCGGTTCCTGACTGGCATGCCCAAAAGCCGCTTCACCCCGGCGGAAGGGGAGGCGACCCTGTCGGGTGTCTTTATCGTAACAGACGACCGCACCGGCGCGGCCAAGGAAATCCACATGGTCCGGGATGGTGGTCTGCTGCAAGGCGCGGCGCCGGTCTGA
- a CDS encoding helix-turn-helix domain-containing protein — MAHPVDVHVGKRIRHRRWLIGMTQQQLAEKVGIKFQQIQKYETGANRVSASRLWDISDAMDVPVSFFFDGLQEEDKAPADKADKASVPEDLMGDKEALDLVRSYYAIPENQRRRLFELARVLSDAA; from the coding sequence ATGGCTCATCCTGTAGATGTGCATGTCGGCAAACGGATCCGTCACCGTCGCTGGCTAATTGGTATGACACAGCAGCAACTGGCCGAGAAAGTCGGCATCAAGTTCCAGCAAATTCAGAAATATGAAACCGGTGCCAACCGGGTCAGCGCCTCCCGCCTTTGGGATATTTCTGACGCGATGGACGTCCCGGTCAGTTTCTTCTTTGATGGTCTACAGGAAGAGGATAAGGCCCCTGCCGACAAGGCGGACAAGGCGTCGGTGCCTGAGGATCTGATGGGCGATAAAGAGGCGCTGGATCTGGTGCGTTCCTATTACGCGATCCCCGAGAACCAGCGCAGGCGATTGTTCGAGCTGGCCCGTGTGCTCAGCGACGCAGCCTGA
- a CDS encoding SLC13 family permease, with protein sequence MTFDQGILFTIFAAVFGMLLWGRYRYDLVAFSALMVAVVIGVVPAKDAFAGFGHPATLVVALVLIVSAGLVRSGAVFLITRTLVDSSRALGLHISLMGGIGAVLSAFMNNVAALALLMPVDIQTARKAGRAPGLSLMPLSFATILGGMVTLIGTPPNIIIASIRQDTLGEPFHMFDFAPVGLVASVAGLAFVALIGWRLIPQRENAAGASEAQIADYIAELTVPEESPLIDRRLGELDSEAEKADVAVLGLIRDGKRLYGRAAAYSLRAADTLVIEATPEALDEFRTALSLDFADAARQEKLTAAGEGLELVEVVVPETARVNGRSAQAVGLAWRQSTVLLGISRQGRRLTSHIRQTTIEPGDILLLLCPRDRSADVTEWLGCLPLAQRGLSVTANDKTWMAIGLFAAAVAAASVGLVYLPVALGLVAIAYVLTKILPVAEIYDHIEWPVVVLLGSMIPLGAALDSSGGTQLIANGLIGLTEGLPAWAILTVLMVVTMTLSDVLNNTATAIVAAPVGIQMATALNVSPDPFLMAVAVAASAAFLTPIGHKNNTLVLGPGGYQFGDYWRMGLPLEILVIAVSIPAILFFWPM encoded by the coding sequence ATGACATTTGACCAAGGCATTCTTTTCACCATCTTCGCAGCGGTCTTCGGGATGCTGCTCTGGGGGCGCTACCGCTATGATCTGGTGGCCTTTTCAGCGCTGATGGTGGCGGTGGTGATCGGCGTCGTCCCGGCCAAGGATGCCTTTGCCGGTTTCGGCCATCCCGCCACATTGGTGGTGGCGCTTGTGCTGATCGTTTCGGCCGGGCTGGTGCGGTCCGGTGCCGTCTTCCTGATCACCCGCACGCTGGTCGACAGCAGCCGCGCCCTGGGCCTGCATATCAGCTTGATGGGCGGGATCGGCGCGGTCCTGTCGGCCTTCATGAACAATGTTGCTGCGCTCGCCCTGTTGATGCCGGTGGATATCCAGACCGCGCGCAAGGCGGGCCGCGCGCCGGGGCTGAGCCTGATGCCGCTGAGTTTTGCGACGATCCTTGGCGGTATGGTCACGCTGATCGGCACCCCGCCCAACATCATCATCGCCTCGATCCGCCAAGACACCCTTGGTGAGCCCTTCCACATGTTCGATTTCGCCCCGGTCGGCCTTGTTGCCTCGGTTGCCGGTCTCGCCTTCGTGGCCCTGATCGGCTGGCGCCTTATCCCGCAGCGCGAGAACGCCGCCGGCGCGTCAGAGGCGCAGATTGCCGATTACATCGCCGAATTGACAGTGCCCGAAGAGTCACCCCTGATCGATAGGCGCCTGGGAGAGCTGGACAGCGAGGCGGAAAAGGCGGACGTGGCGGTTCTAGGCCTGATCCGGGACGGCAAACGACTTTATGGTCGTGCCGCCGCATACAGCCTGCGGGCCGCCGACACGCTTGTGATCGAGGCCACGCCCGAAGCGCTGGACGAGTTCCGCACAGCGCTGTCGCTCGATTTTGCCGATGCCGCACGGCAGGAAAAGCTGACCGCCGCGGGCGAAGGGCTGGAACTAGTCGAGGTGGTGGTGCCGGAAACCGCGCGCGTCAACGGGCGCAGCGCCCAGGCCGTCGGCCTTGCCTGGCGGCAAAGCACGGTCCTGTTGGGCATTTCCCGGCAAGGGCGGCGCCTGACCAGCCATATCCGCCAGACCACCATCGAGCCGGGCGATATCCTGTTGCTGCTCTGCCCGCGCGACCGCAGCGCCGATGTGACCGAATGGCTTGGCTGCCTGCCACTGGCCCAACGGGGCCTATCCGTCACCGCCAATGATAAAACATGGATGGCCATCGGCCTGTTTGCCGCGGCTGTAGCGGCGGCCTCGGTTGGCCTTGTCTACCTGCCAGTGGCACTGGGGTTGGTGGCAATTGCCTATGTGCTGACAAAGATCCTGCCGGTGGCGGAAATCTATGATCACATCGAATGGCCTGTGGTCGTTCTTCTGGGCTCGATGATCCCACTCGGCGCCGCGCTGGACAGTTCCGGCGGCACACAGCTGATCGCCAACGGCCTGATCGGTCTGACCGAAGGTCTGCCTGCCTGGGCGATCCTGACCGTACTGATGGTCGTGACAATGACGCTATCGGACGTGCTGAACAACACGGCCACGGCTATTGTTGCGGCCCCGGTGGGTATCCAGATGGCAACGGCGCTGAATGTCTCGCCGGACCCGTTCCTGATGGCGGTCGCCGTGGCGGCCTCTGCGGCCTTCCTGACCCCAATCGGACACAAGAACAACACGCTGGTGCTGGGCCCCGGTGGCTATCAATTCGGTGATTACTGGCGCATGGGCCTGCCGCTGGAAATCCTGGTGATCGCGGTTTCGATCCCGGCCATCCTGTTCTTCTGGCCGATGTGA
- a CDS encoding 5-formyltetrahydrofolate cyclo-ligase — MADLAAIKAQARKAAFARRKEAFDMGKPGAAGHLSEVLAGYRGVPLSGYMPIRTEIDPLPAMAEAAAHGAVGVPVIEGAGLPLRFSRWQPDAPLREGPFGAMVPAVDDFFEPEILIVPLVAFDLSGGRLGYGGGFYDRTLELLRSKRATLAIGFAFDAQEAEDLPLEPTDQPLDMIVTESRILQFSR, encoded by the coding sequence ATGGCGGATCTGGCAGCGATCAAGGCACAAGCGCGCAAGGCGGCCTTTGCCCGGCGCAAAGAGGCCTTCGACATGGGCAAACCCGGTGCCGCCGGGCATCTGTCCGAGGTGCTGGCCGGGTATCGCGGTGTTCCACTGTCCGGATACATGCCGATCCGAACCGAGATTGATCCGCTGCCTGCCATGGCCGAAGCCGCAGCCCATGGAGCCGTCGGCGTACCGGTGATCGAAGGTGCAGGCCTGCCCTTGCGGTTTAGCCGCTGGCAGCCCGATGCGCCGCTGCGCGAGGGACCGTTCGGGGCGATGGTGCCTGCGGTGGATGACTTCTTTGAACCCGAGATCCTGATTGTGCCGCTGGTGGCCTTTGATCTGTCCGGCGGGCGGCTTGGCTATGGTGGCGGCTTTTATGACCGCACGCTGGAGCTCTTGCGCAGCAAGCGGGCGACGCTGGCCATCGGCTTTGCCTTTGACGCGCAGGAGGCGGAAGATCTGCCGCTGGAGCCGACCGATCAGCCGCTTGACATGATCGTGACCGAAAGCCGTATCCTCCAGTTTTCCCGATAG
- the hisN gene encoding histidinol-phosphatase, giving the protein MTQNPDSDLDVAQKMADAAGAAILPYFRSATLGADNKLEDGFDPVTVADREAELAMRAVLAQLRPDDGILGEEFAPVEGSSGRTWVLDPIDGTRGFISGTPTWGVLIAMSEADGPVLGVIDQPYTGERFIGAAGLAQMTGPQGARDLATRNGTALDQAILFTTFPEVGTPEERAGFERVSGKVRLTRYGMDCYAYALLAAGQIDLVIEAGLNAYDVQAPIAVIQAAGGVVTDWQGGPAHEGGRVLAAANAELHAAALALLKNS; this is encoded by the coding sequence ATGACACAGAATCCTGATTCCGATTTGGACGTTGCGCAGAAGATGGCCGATGCGGCCGGCGCAGCGATCCTGCCGTATTTTCGCAGCGCCACTCTTGGAGCGGACAACAAGCTGGAGGACGGGTTCGATCCGGTCACCGTCGCTGATCGCGAGGCGGAACTGGCGATGCGGGCGGTGCTGGCGCAGTTGCGCCCTGATGATGGTATCCTGGGCGAGGAATTCGCTCCCGTCGAAGGCAGCTCTGGCCGGACCTGGGTTCTGGATCCTATCGATGGCACCCGCGGTTTCATAAGCGGCACGCCGACCTGGGGGGTGCTGATCGCCATGTCCGAGGCAGACGGCCCCGTGCTGGGCGTGATCGATCAGCCCTACACCGGCGAACGCTTTATCGGCGCGGCCGGGCTGGCGCAGATGACCGGGCCACAGGGTGCGCGCGATCTGGCGACCCGCAACGGCACGGCGCTGGATCAGGCGATCCTTTTCACCACCTTCCCCGAAGTTGGCACGCCGGAAGAACGTGCCGGGTTCGAACGTGTCTCTGGAAAGGTGCGGCTGACGCGCTATGGCATGGATTGCTACGCCTATGCGCTGCTGGCGGCGGGGCAAATCGATCTTGTGATCGAGGCGGGGCTCAATGCCTATGACGTGCAGGCGCCGATTGCAGTGATTCAGGCCGCAGGCGGTGTCGTCACTGATTGGCAGGGCGGCCCGGCCCATGAAGGCGGCCGGGTGCTGGCCGCCGCCAATGCCGAGTTGCACGCGGCGGCGCTGGCCCTTTTGAAAAACAGCTGA
- a CDS encoding SLC13 family permease, whose amino-acid sequence MHVFQVAQNGSALITLLIVALMFLAFLKETYPTEVVALAGVSLMLITGVLPYDAALPVLSNPAPWTIAAMFIIMGALVRTGALDAFTAIARKQAEVSPKLAVAMLMAFVVGASAIVSNTPVVVVMIPVFIQISRTLDVSASKMLIPLSYAAILGGTLTLIGTSTNLLVDGVARAQGLAAFSIFEVTPLGVILVVWGMVYLRFIAPRLLPDRDNLANLLSDRSKMKFFTEAVIPPESNLIGREVSGVQLFKRPGVRLIDVIRGDVSLRRNLKGVELQVGDRVVLRTQMTELLSLQSNKELKRVDQVSAVETKTVEVLITPGCRLVGRSLGAMRLRRRYGVYVLAVHRRNQNIGVQLDDLVVRVGDTLLLEGAPADIQRLAADTDMADVSQPTQRAYRRSHAPFAIAALLGIVLLAALGVAPILMLSVVAVALVLVSRCIDADEAFSFVDGRLLALIFSMLAIGAALESSGAVALIVNAIAPGLSGLPPFLLVWAVYLLTSVLTELVSNNAVAVVVTPIAIGLAQAMGLDPRPLVVAVMVAASASFATPIGYQTNMLVYGPGGYKFTDFLRVGIPLNLSIGLLASALIPLFWPL is encoded by the coding sequence ATGCATGTCTTTCAAGTCGCTCAGAACGGCAGCGCCCTGATCACCCTTCTGATCGTCGCACTGATGTTTCTGGCCTTTCTGAAGGAAACCTACCCGACCGAGGTGGTGGCCCTCGCCGGGGTGTCTCTGATGCTGATCACCGGCGTTCTGCCTTATGATGCGGCGCTGCCGGTGCTTTCCAACCCGGCGCCGTGGACGATTGCGGCGATGTTCATCATCATGGGAGCCTTGGTGCGCACCGGAGCGCTGGATGCCTTTACCGCGATTGCCCGCAAACAGGCCGAGGTCAGCCCCAAGCTGGCCGTTGCCATGTTGATGGCCTTCGTCGTGGGCGCCTCTGCTATCGTCTCCAACACGCCGGTCGTGGTGGTTATGATCCCGGTGTTCATCCAGATCTCCCGCACGCTGGATGTCTCGGCCTCCAAGATGCTGATCCCGCTCAGCTATGCGGCGATCCTGGGTGGCACGCTGACGCTGATCGGCACCTCGACCAACCTCTTGGTGGATGGTGTGGCGCGGGCACAGGGTTTGGCGGCTTTCAGCATTTTCGAAGTCACGCCGCTAGGGGTTATTCTTGTGGTCTGGGGCATGGTCTACCTGCGCTTCATCGCGCCGCGACTGCTGCCGGACCGGGATAACCTGGCCAACCTGCTGAGCGACCGCTCGAAGATGAAATTCTTCACCGAGGCAGTCATTCCCCCCGAAAGCAACCTGATCGGCCGTGAGGTTTCCGGCGTTCAGTTGTTCAAACGTCCGGGCGTGCGCCTGATCGACGTCATCCGCGGCGATGTCTCGCTGCGGCGGAACCTCAAGGGCGTCGAACTGCAGGTCGGGGATCGGGTGGTGCTGCGCACCCAGATGACCGAACTTCTGAGCCTGCAAAGCAATAAAGAGCTGAAGCGCGTCGATCAGGTGTCCGCGGTGGAGACCAAGACTGTCGAGGTTTTGATCACTCCCGGTTGCCGTCTGGTCGGGCGCTCGCTGGGTGCCATGCGCCTGCGTCGCCGCTATGGTGTTTATGTGCTGGCGGTGCACCGGCGCAATCAGAACATCGGTGTGCAGCTCGACGATCTGGTGGTACGGGTCGGAGATACCCTGCTGCTGGAAGGCGCCCCAGCGGATATTCAGCGTCTGGCGGCAGACACCGATATGGCCGATGTGTCCCAGCCGACGCAGCGGGCCTATCGCCGTAGCCACGCACCCTTTGCGATTGCTGCGCTCCTGGGGATCGTGCTGCTGGCCGCGCTGGGCGTTGCGCCGATCCTGATGTTGTCGGTTGTCGCGGTGGCGCTGGTGCTGGTCAGCCGCTGCATCGACGCGGATGAGGCGTTTTCCTTTGTCGACGGGCGGCTATTGGCGCTGATTTTCTCGATGCTGGCGATTGGCGCTGCGCTGGAAAGCTCGGGCGCGGTTGCGCTGATCGTCAATGCCATCGCACCGGGCCTGTCCGGCCTGCCGCCCTTCCTGCTGGTCTGGGCGGTCTATCTGCTGACGTCGGTGCTGACCGAGCTGGTGTCGAACAATGCGGTGGCGGTGGTGGTGACCCCCATCGCCATCGGGCTTGCCCAGGCGATGGGGCTGGATCCGCGTCCGCTGGTTGTTGCGGTGATGGTGGCAGCCTCGGCGTCCTTTGCGACGCCCATCGGCTATCAGACCAATATGCTGGTCTATGGTCCGGGTGGCTACAAGTTCACCGATTTCCTGCGCGTGGGCATTCCGCTGAACCTCAGCATCGGCCTGCTGGCCTCGGCCCTTATCCCGCTGTTCTGGCCTCTTTGA